CACCGCTGTATGTGCTGTGGCTGCGGGATTTCGGATTCTCGAAGGGGACGATGACCATCGTCTTCGCGTTCTACATCGTCGGGCTGCTCGGATCACTGCTGGTTTCCGGCCTCGCCTCGGATCGGCTGGGCCGCAAGGCAGTGCTGCTCCCGGCGGTGGCCTTGGCCGGGGTGGCGTGCTTGATCTTCGCGACCGCACCGAACGTGATCGCGCTGATGATCGCCCGGCTGCTGACCGGCATCGCCGTGGGCGCGGCGGTGTCGGCGGGCATGGCCGCGGTCACCGATGTGGCCGGACCCGCGCGCAAACACCTCGGCGCGCTGTTGGCCTCCACCGCGATGGTGTTGGGGGCGGGCGTCGGGCCGCTGCTGGCCGGCGTGCTGTCCGAGATGGCTCCGGCTCCGACCGTCACCGTATTCCTGGTCGAGATGGTTTTGCTGGCAACGGCTTTCCTCACGGTGATGCGCATGCCAGTGCGCCGGCCGGTCGGCCGCGGCACCGGATCCTGGGTCCGCGTACCTCGCGTCCCCGGCGAGAACCGCCACCAACTCTTCCTCGGCATCGCGGTCTTCGCCCCCGGCATCACCGCCACCTCTTTCGTGCTCTCCCTCGGCCCCGCATTGCTGTCCGGTCTGCTCGACACCACCAGCCGAATCGTCGCCGGCGCCATGGCCTTCGCCATGTTCACCACCGCCACCGCAGTCCAGTTCGCTGCCCGCGCCCTGCCACGCGCGGTGACCATGACGATCTCCGCCGCCGCGACCGCCTCCTCGATGCTCGCGCTCGCGACCGCGGTTCACACCCACTCACCGACCCTGCTCATCACCGCGGCCCTACTCGCCGGAGCAGGCCAGGGCCTAGGCCAGCTCGGCGGCCTATCCCTCCTCAACTCCGCCATCCCGACGTCCCGCCTCGCGGAAGCCAACGCCGCCTTCAACATCGGCGGCTACCTCCCCGCCGGCCTGCTCCCGGTCAGCACCGGCTACCTCAGCGACTCCCTCGGCCTGTCCACCGCCACAACAACTTTCAGCCTAACCCTGCTGACGCTATCTCTCCTCGCCGGTACGGCAATATTCCGCAACCGCCGCCCCCTGGACGCGCCCCGCCCCTAGCAATTCTTGCTCGACTTACGCAGCAGGCCGGCGCTCCTCGATCATCCATCCAATCGATCGAACGGGACAACCGCGGAGAAAGGGCTTTCGAGCAGAAGCGCGCCCTCGTGAGTGTCGGCGAGGCGATAAATTCGCGCCGCCCAGTCCAGCCGGTATTCCTGAATCATCTTGACGTACAAGTTCGAATCCAGGTGGACGATGAGGTAGACGGGGATCCCCTCGTACGCGTACTCCGCCAGTTTGTCGACGGTATCGGTGTAGCCCGAACCCGGTGAGACGACTTCGACGACCAACAACGCTTCGGCTGTCGTGAGTTTGGTTCCTCGGTCGATACAGCGATAGATCGTGACGTCGGGACGACGGAAGGAAAAGGCGCCAGCGCTGCACTTTTGCCAGGCGAAGCGCACGTCGACGCCGGTCGAGATTCGTACACCGGGGTCAGCGGGCTTGGCCAGTTCGAGCTGGTTCGCCAATCGCCGCGCGATGTCGCTGTATTCCGCGCTGCCGATCTGGTGGCGAATGATGTTCCCGTCGACGACCTCGATCAGCTTTCGGAGGGCATCGGGAAGGTCGTTGTATTGCTCTTCGGTGAGTTCCAGCGAATTGGTGTCGGTGGACCAGGCGGGGAGTTCGGTCATCGGTTTCCCTTTGGGGGGATGGCTTGGGCGATGAGGAGGGTGACGGCTCGGTGGATTCGGGGGGTGTCGGCGGTGATCCACCAGTCTTGGATGAGGCCGCGCATGCCGGAGATGAGGAGGGTGGCGGCGGCTTCGGGGTCGGGGAGGGTGGGGTCGATGCGGGTGAGGGAGGCGGTCATGGCGGTGATGAGGACTTGGATGGCGTCGGTGGCGTAGGACTTGAAGGGGCTGTGGGGGACGGTGGCCGCGCCGAGGACCTGGAAGAGGACGGGGAGGCTGGGGGCGAAGCGGCCTTCGGTGTTGATGGCGAAGGAGGCGGAGAGGCGTTCGCGCAGGACTTCGGCGGAGTCGATGCCGGAGAACAGGGCGGGGATGTCGGGGCGCTGGGTTTCCAAGGCGGCCACCAGCATTGCCTCCTTGGTGCCGAAGTAGTGGATCAGCATGCGGGAGCTGGTGCCCAGGTATTCGGCCAGCGGGCGCAGCGACAGTTCGGCCAGGCCGCGTTCGGCGATGTAGGCGATGACGCCTTCGAGGAGTTGGGCGCGGCGGGCGTGGTCGAGTGGTCGGGGCACGGGTTGACTGTAGCGGGTGCTACAGGTATCCATGTCGGCATGGGTGTAACAACTGGTACAGAAACTCGGCCGGACGTGGTGGTCACGGCGATGGCCGCGACCACCTGTCTGGGGGCCGATCTGGAATCGACCTGGACGGGGCTGCTGGCGGGAGAGAGCGGAATCGGCGCGCTGACAGATGATTTCGTGACCGAGCACGACCTGCCGGTGCGGATCGGGGGTCGGTTGGTGGCGCAGCCGGGGGAGCAGCTCACCCGGATCGAGCAGCGGCGCATGTCGTTCGTGCAGCAGTTGGCGCTGGTGCTGGCACGGCAGGTCTGGCAGGAAGCCGGGACGCCACAGGTCGAGGCCGAGCGCCTCGCGGTGGCGGTCGGCACCGGCCTGGGCGGCGGGGAGTCGCTGGTGCACGCGGTCGACGCCATGCGCGCCGGCGGCTACCGCAAGGTGCCGCCGATGACCGTTCCCATGGTCATGCCCAACGGTTCCGCAGCCACCGTCGGATTGGAGATCGGCGCGAAAGGCGGCGTGTACGCACCGGTTTCGGCCTGCGCCTCGGGCGCGGAGGCGATCGCGCACGGCTGGCGGCTGATCGCCACCGGCGAGGCCGATGTCGTGGTCGCCGGCGGCGTCGAGGGGCGTATCGACGCGGTCCCGATCGCGAGTTTCGCCATGATGCGCGCGATGAGCACCCGCAACGACGAACCTCAGCGCGCCTCACGGCCTTTCGACAAGGACCGCGACGGCTTCGTGTTCGGTGAGGCGGGTGCGCTGCTGGTGCTGGAATCGGAGACGCACGCGCGGGCGCGCGGGGCGCGCATCCTCGGGCGCGTGCTGGGGGCGGGCATCACCTCCGACGGCTACCACATCACCGGCACTGCACCCGACGGCGACGGCGCGGCCCGAGCCATGCGCAAGGCCCTCGCCACGGCCGGGCTGACCGGCGCCGACATCGCTCACGTCAATGCCCACGCGACCGGCACCCCGGTCGGCGACGCCTCCGAGGCCAAGGCGATCATGGCGGTCACCCCGAGAGCCTCGGTGTACGCGCCCAAGTCGGCGCTGGGTCATTCCATCGGCGCGGTCGGCGCGCTGGAGGCGATGCTCACGCTGCGGACGCTCGGCGAGCAAATCGTCCCGCCCACACTGAATTTCGAGGCCACCGACCCCGGCGTGGAGCTGGACGTCGTGGCCGACAAGCCGCGCTACCAGGACCTGCGCTACGCGCTGAGCAACTCCTTCGGCTTCGGGGGCCACAACGTGACCCTCGCCCTGGGCCGGGCCTGAAGACACCTGACCGAAAACCGTTGCCGCGCAGCCGTTCAGGGCAGCTTGTCGGTCTGCACGCGCGGATCCAGCTTGCGCAGGGTGTCGGGCCGGTCGGTCAGGCACGGCCAATCCCGGCTCACCGCTTCGAGAGTCGCGTGCCCGGCGGGGATCAGGGCGTCGGCGTCGGGCCGGTCGGCGAGGGTGTCGCCCAGATGATCGCTGGCTGGCCGGTCGAGCGGCTGAATAACGGTGTTGGGCAGATCCAGCAGCACCGAGAGGATGTCGAGGCGGCCCGGGGGAATCAGCGCACGCGCCGCGGCCAGGGCGGTGGCGGGAACGACGATGGTGTGCCCGGCGTCCGCGGTGGCCCACACCACCGATTGCACATAGGCCACCCGATGCGCCCAGGCGGTGAGTGCGGCCGTGTCGAAGACGACGCCGCCCAGCGTCGGGGCGGCGGGGCTCATGCCGCGCCGGCGCGGTCGCCGGGATCCTCCTCGTCGGATAAGGGCGGCAAACCCTGAACGGCTCGAGCGCGATTGATCAGATCCAGCGGCGGCCGGCCGCCCAGCGCGTTCTCGAGACGGGCCAGGGATTCGGCGCGGTCGACACGGGCCTTGACGGATTCGGCGACGAAACTCGAGATCGAGGCGATGCGACCGGAACTGCGCCAATCGTCGAGCGTGGCGGCGATGTCCTCGGGCATCGTCACGGTGATCTTTCTGGTACGACGCTGTCTCGCCATACCGCGAGGGTAATGCGGTATGCGCCCCGGACGCGAGCTGACAACGCCGACAGCCGCATTACCGGTTGTGCGGGCATCCCGCGCGAAAACCACGCATTCGGATTGCATTGATCCGAAACCTGCCGGTCAGGCGTCGATCCGGGTTCGATACGGTGGAGTGTGCCCACGGCCGTGGGTGCAGTCGCAATTCTTCAGTCAAGAGGACAGAACTAGATGGACCAGAGTTCGATCGCGTGGGCCGACGGTGCGCTCGTCACCATCGACCAGCGGGCGCTGCCGCACGAACTGCGGGAGCTTCGGATCACGACGGTCGACGAGGTCATCGAAGCCATCAAGACCCTGGCCGTGCGCGGCGCCCCGGCGATCGGCGTGTGCGGGGCGTTCGGTGTGGTCGTCGCGGCGCGCGCCGCGACGATCGACGGAGTGGTCGACACCGCGCGCGTGGAGGCCGAGGCCGCCCGCATCGCCGACGCCCGCCCGACCGCGGTGAATCTGGCGTGGGGCGTGCGCCGCACGCTGGCCCGGTTACCCGAGGGCGTGGCGGCCATGGAGGCCGAGGCGCTGGAATTGCTGGCCGAGGACGGCCGCGTGAATCTGGCCGCCGCCACCGAGGCTGCCGATCTGATTCAGCGGCTGTGCGGCGACCGGCCGCTGCGATTGCTCACCCACTGCAATACCGGCCGTCTCGCGACCACCGCGTGGGGCACCGCCGTTGGCGCGCTGCGCGTGCTGCACGGGCGTGGCGCGCTGGCCGAGGTGATCGTGGACGAGACCCGCCCGCTGCTGCAGGGCGCGCGCCTGACCGCGTGGGAGATGGCGGAAGCCGGTATCCCGCACCGGCTCACCATCGATTCGGCCGCGGCCTGGGCGATGGCCACCGAACAGGTCGACGCCGTGGTGGTCGGGGCGGACCGGATCACCGCCGACGGGGCCGTGGCCAACAAGATCGGCACCTACATGCTGGCGATCGCCGCACGCCACCATGGGATTCCGTTCATCGTGGTGGCCCCGGAGTCGACGCGTGACATCTCCACCGCGCGTGGTTCGGACATCGTGGTGGAGCAGCGCGCGGCCGCCGAGGTCACCGGATTCGGCGGCGTCGCAACGGCTCCCGAGGGCACCGCGACCTTCAACCCGGCCTTCGACGTCACCCCCGGCGAGCTGGTCACCGCCGTGGTCACCGAATACGGCGTGCTCGAGGACCCGAGCATCGCCCGCGGCGGCGCCGCCCACCCCGAGCCCGCCGCCGTGACCCAGCCGAGGACCGCTGCCGAGCCCGGCACCGCGGGCGCGCAGATCGCCGCGATCGCGCGCGGCCTGTACGCCGGCGGCTGGATGCCGGGCACCGCGGGCAATATCTCGGTGCGCCAAGGCGATACGGCCGTCATCACCGCCAGCGGCCTGCCCAAGGGCGAGCTGTCGGCCACCGACATGGTCACCGTCGCGGTCGTCGACTCCAAGCCCGTCGACGGCACCGGGCGCAAGCCCTCGGCCGAGACCACCATCCACACCGCCGTCTACCGCGTCCGGGGCGCGGACGCCGTGGTGCACGTGCATCCGCCGCACGCCACGGCGGTGTCCATCCAGACCGCCGGAAACGGGGTCACCACAGCACGTTTCGCGGGCTACGAGCTGATCAAGGGCCTCGGTTCGGCCCGCCCGGACGTCATCGACATCCCTGTGTTCCCCAATCACGCCGACGTCCCGCGAATCGGCGCGGATATCGAGAAGTACCTGACCGAGCATCCAGACGCCCCGCCCGTGCTGCTCATCGCCGGGCACGGCATCACCGCGTGGGGCGACACCCTCGCCCAGGCCCGCGATCGCGCCGAATGCCTCGAGGCCATGTGCGAACTGACCACCTTGACCGGCCGCCGTGAGATCTCGGTCGGCCAGGACGTTTGAAGAAATACAGTGTTCCGGAGAAAGGAACCCTCATGACTCTGCTGCAGATCATGTCCGACCAGGACGCCGGTGACGTCATCCTGCGCACCTCCGACGACGCGGTGGTCGCCGCCGAACTCGGCAAGCGCGGCATCACCTTCGAGCGCTGGCCGCTGCTGGAGGGCTTCAGCGCCGACACCAGCACCGAGGCGCTGCTGGCCGAATACCAGTCGCGCATCGACGAATTGAATGCCGACGGCCGCTACAAGTTCATCGACGTGGCCCGCATCCACCCCGACGACGCCGACCCGGAGTGGCCGGCCAAGGCGGTGGCCGCGCGCACCAAGTTCCTCGACGAGCACCGCCACGCCGAGGACGAGGTGCGTTTCTTCGCCGCCGGCGCGGGCTGCTTCTACCTGCACCTGGGTGACGAGGTGCTGGCCACGGTGTGCACCGCGGGCGATCTGGTGTCGGTGCCGGCGGGCACGCTGCACTGGTTCGACATGGGCTCGCGGCCGGAGTTCGTGGCGGTGCGGTTCTTCGAGGAGCAGGACGGCTGGATCGGCGACTTCACCGGCGACAAGATCTCCGGCGGTTTCCCGACCCTCGACGAGCTGCTGGCCCCGGCATGATCAAGGCGGTCGTGCTCGACATCGAGGGGACCACCAGCCCGACCAGCGCGGTGCGCGAGGACCTCTACGGGTACACCCGCGACCGGCTGCCGGGCTGGCTGGCCGAAAACCAGGGCGGCGCAGCGGATTCCATCATCGCCGCCACCCGCGCCCAGGCCGGGCGCCCGGACGCGGACGCCGCCGAGGTGGCGGCCATCCTCATCGGCTGGCTGAACACCGATGTGAAATCCGAGCCGCTCAAGACCGCCCAGGGCATCATCTGCGCCGAGGGTTTCCGCAACGGCGCCCTGCACGGCGAGTTCTTCCCGGACGTCCCGCCGGTGCTGCGCGCCTGGCGCGACGCCGGACTCGAGCTCTACGTCTACTCCTCGGGTTCGGTGTGCAACCAGAAGGATTGGTTCGCCTTCGCCCGCGGCGGCGATCTGTCCCCGCTCATCAGCGGCCACTTCGACCTGTCGACCGCCGGGCCCAAGCGCGAAGCGTCCTCCTACGAGAAGATCGCCGGCGCCATCGGCGTCCCGGCTGATCAGATCCTGTTCCTGTCCGATCATCCCGACGAGGTGGACGCCGCGGCGGCGGCGGGCTGGCAGGCCATCGGCGTCACCCGACCGGGCGAACCCAACAGCCCTCGCGGCGACCATCGCTGGATCGCGGATTTCGCCGACGTCGAACCGAATTGACCCGGTGACCGTTCCGGGGCCCGGCCGTGCTGCGGAGGTTTTCGCGGCCGGGAGCCCGGAGTCTTCAGTCTGGGTTACACGCGGGCGCCGGTGGAAGCTGCGCGTTCGATGAGGTACTCGACCAGGGTCATGAGCACGTTCTTGCACGAGGCGCGATCGCGAGCGTCGCAGAGCAGCACCGGGATTCGCTCGTCGAGGTCGAGGGCGTCGCGGACCTCGGCGGGGGTGTAGAGGGGAGCGCCCTCGAAGCAGTTGACGGCCACCGTGAATGCCACGCCGCGGCGTTCGAAGAAGTCGATGGCCGCGAACGAGCCGTCCAGGCGGCGGGTGTCGGCCAGCACGACCGCGCCCAGCGCACCGCGCGCGAGTTCGTCCCACAGGAACCAGAAGCGGTCCTGGCCGGGGGTGCCGAACAGATACAGCACCAGGTTCTGGTCGATGGTGATGCGGCCGAAGTCCAGCGCGACGGTGGTGGTGGTCTTGCCCTCCACGCCGCGCAGATCGTCGACGCCCGCGGACAACTCGGTGATGAGCTCCTCGGTGCGCAGCGGGGTGATCTCGGAGATCGCCCCCACCATCGTGGTCTTGCCCACGCCGAAGCCGCCCGCGATGAGGATTTTCACCGAGGCGGCCATAGGCTGGGCGGTATCAGAGTTTTCGAATGCCATCGAGTACCGCTCGCAGAATGTTGAGGTCACCGGGCACGGACTCGGGGGAGGCCGGGGCCCGGAAGTTGAGTATGTTGTCGGAAATCAGATCCCCCACCAGGATTTTCGTGACAGCCAGCGGCAGCCGCATGGCGGCCGACACCTCGGCCACCGACAGCGGCAGCCGGCACAGCCGCACGATGTCCGCGTATTCCGGCTCGGCTCGCCGCAGCGGTGGCGCCGCATTGGGCACCACCACCACCGTGAGCATGTCCAGATCATGTCCCGCGCCCATGGTCCGGCCGCCGGTGCGCGCGTACGGGCGTACGAGCGGACCGGCCGCGTCATCGAACCACTGTTCCCCCGGCCCCGGCATCATGACAGTCGGGGGTTGCCTTGTCCGGCCAGGTTGTGCCGGGGCGTGGTGGACAGGTAGTTGCCGACGCGCTGCACGGTCAGGTTCATCTCGTAGGCGACCATGCCGAGGTTGGCCTGTTCGGTGGCCTGCAGCGCGAGGCAGGCGTGGCTGCCGGCGGCGGTCACGAACAGCACCGCGCGCTCGAGCTCGATGACCGCCTGGCGGACGCCGCCGCCGTCGAATCGGCCGCCGGCGCTGCGCGCCAGCCCGTAGAGGGTGGAGGACATGGCACCGAAGTGCTCGGCGTCCTCGCGGCTCATGGCGGAGGAACGGCCCAGCAGCAGCCCGTCGGTGGAGTGCACCACCGCATGACGGACGCCCGCGAGCCGGTCGACCAGATCATCGAGTAGCCAGTTGAGATCACCAGCGTTTGAGGTGGTCACCGTCGCCTTCCTGTCGTTCCGACTGTGTGTGCCCAAAGGGCGGCTGCGACTCAGGCCCGAACGAACCGGGGTCGGCCCGCCGGCCCTGCCTGGTTCCGTTTTCGATGGCGGAGAACAGGTCTCGGGCCTGCTCGGCCGTACGGGTGGCCTGAACGGTCGATTCGGGGACCGACTGCTCCTGCGCCAATTCCGGTGCGAGACTTGCCTGCCGGCGCCGACGCGGGAGCGCGGGCCGGATGTCGGAGCCAGTGTAATGGGATCGCCCGAAATCGCGTGCCCGGAACCCGTTTTCCGCGGGCGGAACCGGCGGCTGGACCGGTTCGGTCGGGGGCTTCGGTCGCGGATTGGTGGGCGGATCGAACGGCGCCGCGGCGCCGAAGGACATCACCGGCGGCCCGAACGAACCGGTGGACGGGCCCGTCGAATTCGGTTGCGGCGTCGATGAGGACGCGACCCCCGGACCCGCCGGCGGCGCGCTCGGCTCGGCGGCCGGCTGCGGGGCGGCCGGTTTGTCGAAGGATTCGAACGGCTCGTAGCCGACGATCGGTAGCTCGTAGTTCGAGATCTGCGAGGCGGGCGCGGCCGGCAGCTGCGGCAGCGCGGCCACCGCCAGGGCGGCCGCGGACGGCTCCGGGGCGTCCAACTGCCGTGGCACGACCGGCATCTCACCGGTGCGGCCCGAGGTCGCCACCGTCAGGCTGGTGGGCACCAGCACGATGGCGCGCACGCCGCCGTAGTCGGATTCGGTGAGCCGCACCGAGATACCGTTGCGGTGGGCCAGCTGCGCGACCACGAAGCGGCCCAGCCGGAAGTCGTCGGGCAGCATGTTCGCACCGAAATCGGGGGCGTCGCGCAGGATCTCGTTGATGCGCGCGAACTCGTCCTCGGGCATGCCCATGCCCTGGTCGATGATCTCGATGGCGACGCCCTTGCCGACGATATTGCCGCGCACCTCGACCTGCGACTGCGGCGGCGAGAAGTGGGCGGCATTGTCGACCAGCTCGGCGAGCAGGTGCACGAGGTCGGCCACGGCGCTGCCGGCGATCGCGACCTCCGGCAGCCGTGCGATCTTGACCCGGGTGTAGTCGAGGGTCTCGCCGACGCTCGAGCGCACGATCTCGAGCAGCTGCACCGGGTTTCGCCACTGCCGGCCCGGCTGGCCGCCGGCGAGAATGATCAGGTTCTCGGCATTGCGGCGTTCGCGGGTGGCCAGGTGGTCGAGGCGGAAGTAGATGTCCAGCAGCGAGGGATCTTCCTGCTGCGACTCCGCGGCGTCGAGGATCTCGAGCTGCCGGTGCACGATGACCTGGCTGCGGTGGGCGATATTGAGGAACATCGCCTTGACGCCCTCACGGGTGCGGGCCTCGGTGACGGCGGCGGCCACGGCGGCGGCGTGCGCGTGGTTGAACGCCTTGGCGACCTGACCGATCTCGTCGGCGCCGAAGTCGAGCACGGCGGCCTCGGCGACCGGATCGACCGGCTTGCCCTCCCGCAGCTTGGCCATGATCTCGGGCAGGCCGACATCGGCCAGTTCCAGGGTCTCGTTGCGAAGGCCTTTGAGCCGGCGGATGATTCGGTTGGCCAGCACCAGCGACACCAGGAACGCCAGCACCGACACCGCGAGCATGCCGCTGCCGGCCAGGGCGGAGTCGCGGGCGTTGCGGTCGCCCTCTTCGGCGGCCAGACCCTCGTTGTGCTTGCTCATCTGGTCCCACAGGTGCAGGACCTGGGTGTTGAGCCGGGTGACGGTGTCGCGCCATTCCTGCGGGGTGAAGGTCAGCGGCGCGAGCTGGGGGGTGACGCCGGGCTTGCTGGGCGGCACGGTGATCGGATCGAGCGCCCGCGAGATCAGGACGTTCTCCATCATGACGATCTTGGTCCAGTCCGGATCGTTCATGAGGGCCTGCATGTCCTTGTCACCGGTGCCGCCGTCACCACCGGCCAGGACGCCCAGGTTCACCCGGTAGGTGCCTGCGACACGGGAGAATTCGATGGCCAGTTCCGGGGGCAGCGTGCCGCCCGCGAGCAGCACCTCGGCCACCGCGGCCTCGCGCGCGAGCATCTCGGAGGCCTGCACCACCTGCAGGCCGTTCGCGACCTCCAGCGCCACCTCGGACGTCGGCGCGTTGTCGGCGACCATGCGGGTGCCGATCCAGACGACCTCGAGCAGCTTGCCGTAGAAGTAGTAGACATCGGAGATCGCCATGCCGTTGGCGTCGATCTGCGCACGCACACCGGCGATCTGGGTGCTGAGGGTGGTCAGGCCACCGACATTGTCGCCGATGCCGGCGGGCCCGAGCCGCGACATGGTCGGGGTGATCGCCGCCAGCCCCTGCAGGGCCTTGTCGAGGCGAACCCGCGCCTGCGCCAACGTCTTCGGGTTGGCGTCGTCGGCGCCGCTCATCTGGGCCATCGACAGTTGACGTTCCTCCTGGACGGCGGAAATCAACTCCTGGGTGGTCGGGGCCGCGGCGGTCAACGCGTCCGCCCATTCCCGTGCGTGCTTGCCCTCGACCACCAGGTACCCCGCGCCACCCACACCGATCGCGAGCAGCGCCAGGCTCGGGACGAGTGCGATGGCGAGCACGCGGGTCCGGACCCCGAGCCTCGCTCTGAACATCGGGCAAAGGTAACGGGACGTAGGTCACATATGCCGCTCCGATCCCGGTGAGCGGGACCGAGATTGACATGTCGGATCATGTATGCATATGAATGGCAGGCCAAGCCGCCGTTCGGGCGGGAGCCCGGAGCGGTAATCGGCGGCGGCACAGTACAATTCGCCGCTGTTTCAGGCGCGGTGCCGGGGCGCCGCGGACAGGAAGGAACCGACGCGCTGCACGGTCAGGTTCATCTCGTAGGCGACCATGCCGAGGTTGGCGTCGGCCCT
This sequence is a window from Nocardia yunnanensis. Protein-coding genes within it:
- a CDS encoding sensor histidine kinase, which codes for MFRARLGVRTRVLAIALVPSLALLAIGVGGAGYLVVEGKHAREWADALTAAAPTTQELISAVQEERQLSMAQMSGADDANPKTLAQARVRLDKALQGLAAITPTMSRLGPAGIGDNVGGLTTLSTQIAGVRAQIDANGMAISDVYYFYGKLLEVVWIGTRMVADNAPTSEVALEVANGLQVVQASEMLAREAAVAEVLLAGGTLPPELAIEFSRVAGTYRVNLGVLAGGDGGTGDKDMQALMNDPDWTKIVMMENVLISRALDPITVPPSKPGVTPQLAPLTFTPQEWRDTVTRLNTQVLHLWDQMSKHNEGLAAEEGDRNARDSALAGSGMLAVSVLAFLVSLVLANRIIRRLKGLRNETLELADVGLPEIMAKLREGKPVDPVAEAAVLDFGADEIGQVAKAFNHAHAAAVAAAVTEARTREGVKAMFLNIAHRSQVIVHRQLEILDAAESQQEDPSLLDIYFRLDHLATRERRNAENLIILAGGQPGRQWRNPVQLLEIVRSSVGETLDYTRVKIARLPEVAIAGSAVADLVHLLAELVDNAAHFSPPQSQVEVRGNIVGKGVAIEIIDQGMGMPEDEFARINEILRDAPDFGANMLPDDFRLGRFVVAQLAHRNGISVRLTESDYGGVRAIVLVPTSLTVATSGRTGEMPVVPRQLDAPEPSAAALAVAALPQLPAAPASQISNYELPIVGYEPFESFDKPAAPQPAAEPSAPPAGPGVASSSTPQPNSTGPSTGSFGPPVMSFGAAAPFDPPTNPRPKPPTEPVQPPVPPAENGFRARDFGRSHYTGSDIRPALPRRRRQASLAPELAQEQSVPESTVQATRTAEQARDLFSAIENGTRQGRRADPGSFGPESQPPFGHTQSERQEGDGDHLKRW